In the Hordeum vulgare subsp. vulgare chromosome 7H, MorexV3_pseudomolecules_assembly, whole genome shotgun sequence genome, one interval contains:
- the LOC123407660 gene encoding replication termination factor 2, with amino-acid sequence MAPAAGATRAVVLRLDDLSLPSRYLTVASHLPVSDLLSFLPLPTSSFYLTTDGRPLAPSAPVASLAASGSLQLRLRALRGGGGDGGSTCAESRDCYLSMYLAKKPDKADPNEARLSRFTCCALSGEPLAPPAVVDRLGNLFNKEALVEALIHKRLPKALSHIRGLKDMIPIHLHPKPNAADQEVRFQCPVTGFEFNGKSQFLALRGCGHVLSVKALKEVKSSSCLVCHKEFVEVDKMPINGTEEEVEVLRQRMEEERGKLKEKKDKKLSNGLSGSKHAAAASAVADAEKLENGKKGEAAPAKRFKAADHAPAHANKKVYASIFTSSNKSDFRETYSCRSLPLGRN; translated from the coding sequence ATGGCGCCCGCCGCCGGCGCGACCCGGGCCGTGGTCCTCCGCCTCGACGACCTGTCCCTTCCGTCGCGGTACCTCACCGTCGCGTCCCACCTCCCCGTCTCCGACCTCCTCAGCTTCCTCCCCCTCCCCACTTCCTCCTTCTACCTCACCACCGACGGCCGCCCGCTCGCGCCCTCCGCGCCCGTCGCCTCCCTCGCGGCGTCCGGCTCGCTCCAGCTCCGCCTCCGCGCGCTCCGCGGCGGGGGCGGCGATGGCGGGTCCACCTGCGCCGAGTCCCGCGACTGCTACCTCTCCATGTACCTCGCGAAGAAGCCCGACAAGGCCGACCCCAACGAGGCCCGCCTCTCCCGCTTCACCTGCTGCGCGCTCTCGGGGGAGCCCCTTGCCCCGCCCGCCGTCGTGGATCGGCTGGGCAACCTGTTCAACAAGGAGGCCCTCGTCGAGGCGCTCATCCACAAGCGCCTGCCCAAGGCGCTCTCGCACATCCGCGGGCTCAAGGACATGATCCCCATCCACCTGCACCCCAAGCCCAACGCGGCGGACCAGGAGGTCCGTTTCCAGTGCCCGGTCACCGGGTTTGAGTTCAACGGCAAGTCCCAGTTCCTTGCCCTCCGTGGATGCGGCCACGTGCTGAGCGTGAAGGCTCTCAAGGAGGTGAAGTCGTCCTCGTGTTTGGTCTGCCATAAGGAGTTCGTTGAGGTGGACAAGATGCCCATCAATGGGACCGAGGAGGAGGTGGAAGTGCTGAGGCAGAGGatggaggaggagagagggaagctgaaggagaagaaggataagaagctgTCGAATGGGCTCAGTGGGAGTAAgcatgctgctgctgcttctgcggTTGCAGACGCTGAGAAGTTGGAGAATGGGAAGAAAGGGGAGGCTGCCCCAGCAAAGCGGTTTAAGGCTGCAGATCATGCACCGGCTCATGCAAACAAGAAAGTGTATGCATCAATTTTCACTTCCTCCAACAAGTCTGATTTCAGGGAAACATACTCATGCCGGTCACTCCCCCTGGGAAGGAATTAA